In the genome of Candidatus Methylomirabilota bacterium, one region contains:
- a CDS encoding ATP-binding protein, with protein sequence MTRSAWSVEEHAFFLGQLAAILGSTLDYEDMLQRMARLAVPFLGDLCAVDLLDAGGAIRRAACVHADATKERLAYEARARHGDSATAPLSVPAVVRSRRSVLVSPATATDLERAARNEEQLDLFRQLGVTSWMVVPMIARDSVLGAVTFAVTESDRRYGQGDLQFAEAMVGQAATAGDNARLYRAAEAGRAAAEAANRAKDQFLSTLSHELRAPLNAIFGWATMLERGDLAADEARRALQIILRNVNAQVRLIDELLDVSRIGTGQMRLDVKPVDLRTVIADSVDAIRPAADAKGIQVQTVLASPGGPVSGDPDRLRQVVWNLLSNAVKFTPKAGRVQIQLRRVDSHVDIVVSDTGAGIAPAFLPFVFDRFRQGDSSSTRPRGGLGLGLALVRSLVELHGGTVIAESPGEARGATFVVKLPLMLAAIVEPPVPAAAIAPEWPGPTAATSSLEGVRVLVVDDDLVAVDLTREILMRAGAQVWGCAGGSEALPMLQQCRPDVLVSDIEMPNQDGYSLIRRIRALEPDRGGRTPAVALSAYSRPEDRIRSLVAGFNLHVSKPVEPTELVTVVASLAGRLG encoded by the coding sequence ATGACACGCTCTGCCTGGTCCGTCGAGGAGCACGCGTTCTTCCTCGGACAGCTCGCCGCCATCCTGGGCTCGACGCTGGACTATGAGGACATGCTGCAACGGATGGCGCGGCTGGCGGTGCCGTTCCTCGGCGATCTGTGCGCGGTGGATCTGCTCGACGCCGGCGGCGCCATCCGGCGCGCGGCCTGCGTGCACGCAGACGCCACCAAGGAGAGGTTGGCCTACGAGGCGCGCGCGCGTCACGGTGACAGCGCGACCGCGCCGCTGAGCGTGCCCGCGGTGGTGCGCTCGCGCCGCTCGGTGCTGGTGTCGCCGGCCACCGCCACCGATCTGGAGCGGGCCGCCCGGAACGAGGAGCAGCTGGATCTGTTCCGCCAGCTCGGCGTCACCTCGTGGATGGTGGTGCCGATGATCGCGCGGGACAGCGTGCTGGGCGCGGTGACCTTCGCGGTGACCGAGTCGGATCGCCGGTACGGTCAGGGCGATCTCCAGTTCGCGGAGGCGATGGTGGGCCAGGCCGCCACCGCCGGGGACAATGCGCGGCTCTACCGGGCGGCGGAAGCGGGGCGCGCGGCCGCGGAGGCCGCCAATCGCGCCAAGGACCAGTTCCTCTCCACCCTCTCGCACGAGCTCCGCGCCCCGCTCAATGCGATCTTCGGCTGGGCCACCATGCTGGAGCGCGGCGACCTGGCCGCCGACGAGGCGCGCCGCGCGCTGCAGATCATCCTGCGCAACGTCAACGCCCAGGTGCGGCTGATCGACGAGCTGCTGGACGTCTCGCGCATCGGCACCGGCCAGATGCGGCTCGACGTCAAGCCAGTGGATCTGCGGACGGTGATCGCCGACAGTGTGGACGCCATCCGGCCGGCCGCGGACGCGAAGGGCATCCAGGTGCAGACGGTGCTGGCCTCGCCGGGGGGACCGGTCAGCGGCGACCCGGACCGGCTGCGCCAGGTGGTATGGAACCTCCTGAGCAACGCGGTGAAGTTCACCCCGAAGGCGGGCCGCGTGCAGATCCAGCTGCGGCGCGTGGATTCGCACGTGGACATCGTGGTGAGCGATACCGGCGCGGGCATCGCGCCCGCGTTCCTGCCGTTCGTCTTCGACCGCTTCCGGCAGGGCGACAGCTCGAGCACCCGGCCGCGAGGCGGCCTCGGTCTCGGCCTCGCCCTGGTACGCAGCCTGGTGGAGTTGCACGGCGGCACCGTCATCGCGGAGAGTCCAGGTGAGGCGCGCGGCGCCACCTTCGTGGTCAAGCTACCGCTGATGCTGGCTGCGATCGTCGAGCCGCCCGTCCCCGCCGCGGCGATCGCGCCGGAATGGCCGGGCCCGACCGCGGCAACGTCGTCGCTCGAAGGGGTGCGCGTGCTCGTGGTCGACGACGACCTGGTGGCGGTCGATCTCACGCGGGAGATCCTCATGCGCGCCGGCGCGCAGGTGTGGGGCTGCGCGGGCGGCAGCGAGGCCTTGCCGATGCTGCAGCAGTGCCGGCCCGACGTGCTCGTCTCCGACATCGAGATGCCGAACCAGGACGGCTATTCGCTCATCCGGCGGATCCGCGCGCTCGAGCCCGACCGCGGCGGCCGGACGCCCGCGGTCGCTCTGTCCGCCTACAGCCGTCCGGAAGACCGGATCCGCAGCTTGGTGGCCGGCTTCAACCTCCACGTGTCCAAGCCGGTCGAGCCGACCGAGCTGGTCACGGTCGTGGCGAGCCTCGCCGGTCGCCTCGGCTGA
- a CDS encoding SDR family oxidoreductase, which yields MVTGTSTGIGYATALHLARLGHRVVATMRNLGKAAPLRETARAESLPLVVRPLDVTSQESIDRAMAETVAAEGPIDVLVNNAGIGGATPLELTPEDEHRAMFEANYWGPIRMIRAVLPSMRERRTGCIVNVTSIAGRVATPNQIAYSASKHALGAASEALAHEVVSFGVRVAIVEPGVIQTAIFENSAGATRYDKASPYRQIMRRNGKLFAAGFRNPGRPETVAEVIAEAVTTDRPRLRYLVGADAEGLAAGRARISDEEWVAMGGPLDDAEYNARFKRYFGIELI from the coding sequence CTGGTCACCGGCACCAGCACCGGGATCGGTTACGCGACCGCCCTGCACCTGGCCCGCCTCGGGCATCGCGTCGTCGCCACCATGCGCAACCTCGGCAAGGCGGCGCCCCTGCGGGAGACGGCGCGCGCGGAGTCGCTGCCGCTGGTCGTGCGGCCGCTGGACGTGACGTCTCAGGAGTCCATCGACCGAGCGATGGCGGAGACGGTCGCCGCCGAGGGGCCGATCGACGTGCTCGTGAACAACGCGGGCATCGGCGGTGCCACGCCGCTCGAGCTGACCCCGGAGGACGAGCACCGGGCGATGTTCGAGGCCAACTACTGGGGTCCGATCCGGATGATCCGCGCGGTGCTGCCGTCCATGCGCGAGCGCCGCACCGGCTGCATCGTCAACGTCACCTCGATCGCCGGGCGCGTGGCCACCCCGAACCAGATCGCCTACTCCGCCTCGAAGCACGCCCTCGGCGCGGCCAGTGAGGCCCTCGCCCACGAGGTGGTGTCGTTCGGTGTCCGCGTGGCCATCGTCGAGCCCGGCGTCATCCAGACCGCGATCTTCGAGAACTCCGCGGGGGCGACCCGCTACGACAAGGCCTCGCCGTACCGGCAGATCATGCGGCGCAACGGCAAGCTCTTCGCGGCCGGCTTCCGCAACCCGGGCCGGCCCGAGACGGTGGCCGAGGTCATCGCGGAGGCGGTGACCACGGACCGGCCGCGGCTGCGCTACCTGGTCGGCGCCGACGCGGAGGGGCTCGCCGCGGGACGGGCGCGGATCAGCGACGAGGAATGGGTGGCGATGGGCGGGCCGCTCGACGACGCCGAGTACAACGCCCGCTTCAAGCGGTACTTCGGGATCGAGCTGATCTAG